A region of the Deltaproteobacteria bacterium genome:
CCACCTGACCTTCGAGCTCTACAACGGCGCGCTCGGCCCGGCGCGCTGTCGTCACCTCCTCGCGGCGCTCCGACACGCCCTGAGCCGCCCCACGAGGGCCCTCGTGCTCCACGGCGGACACGACTTCTTCTGCAACGGGCTCGACCTGAACCTGATCGAGGCCTCACCGAGCCCCGCGGAGACCTCGTGGGTCAATATCCAGGCCATCGACGACGTGGTGCTGACCCTGCTCTCGGCCACCGACCGCATCACCGTGGCCGCGCTCCACGGGAACGCCGCCGCCGGCGGCTTCTTTCTCGCCCTCGCCTGCGACTGGCTCTTCGCCCGCGAGGGAGTGGTCTTGAATCCGCACTACAAGTCGATGGGGAACCTCTACGGCTCCGAGTACTGGACCTACACGCTCCCGCGCAAGGTGGGCCGCGAGCACGCCGAGGCGCTGACCCAGGGCCGCCTCCCCATGGGAACTGTCGAGGCCGAACGCCTGGGCCTCATCGACCAGCGGTTCGAAGGAATCGGGGAGGCCTTCCGCGCCGCGGTCCACGCGCGGGTCGTCGAGCTGACCCGGGAACCTGCCGCCGCGGCCTTTCTCGCCGACAAGACCCGGCGACGCGCGGAGGATGAACGCGAACGCCCCCTCGCCGCGTACCGGGCGGCGGAGCTCGAGGCGATGCACCGGAGCTTCTTCGGCTTCGACGCGAGCTACCACGTCGCCCGCTACCACTTCGTGCACAAGACGCCCCTTTCTAGAACGCCCCTTCACCTTGCCCTGCATCGCTGAGGTGCTGCCCATGCTCGACCCCTTCGATCTGCCTCAGCGCGAGGCGCGCGCCCTCTGCGCCCGCGGCGTGCCGGTCTACCTCACGGTGAACCCGGTCGAGTATCACGGGCCGCACCTCTCGCTGCACAACGACCGACTCGTCTCGCGGGGCATCGTGCGGGAGCTTCACGCCGCCCTGACTCCCTCCGGGGAGGACTGGCCGCTCCTGCTCGGGGCCGACCTGGAGGCGGGATTCGAAGCCTTGCCCGGGCAGGGCTCGCGCCAGACCTCGTACGCGCGCCTCCGCGAGCTGGTGCAGAGCGCCTGCGAGGGACTGGCGCGGCTCGGTGCGCAGCGCGTGGTGCTGATGACCTTCCACGGCGCGCCGCTGCAGAGCGTGGCGCTGCAGCACGGCGTGCGCTGGCTCGGCCGGCAGGGCATCGCCGCCGTGGCGCCGCTCAACTTCCTCTTCCAGGAGCTGCTCGCGCTCGAGAGCCCCGAGCAGCACGCGCTGGCGGTCGCACACCTGTCCGACCCCGCGTTGCGGCAGCTCGTGCTCGCCGAGCTGCGCACGGACCTCCACGCAGGCTTTTTTGAAACTTCGCTCGCTTTGCACTACGCCCCCGAGTCCGTCTCCCCGGTCCATCGAACGCTCCCCCCCTGCCCGGCCGTGACGCCCGACCCGCTCCTGACGCGCGCGTCGCGGCTCGCCTCCCGCCTCGGGCGGGCGCGACTCGCCCGCGAACTCGAGCTGGCTGCCTTCGGGCGCGGCTGGACCTCCGTGCGCCCTTTCTACGGCTACACGGGGCGCCCCGACTGCGCGAGCCCCGAAGCGGGGGCCTACTTCGCCGCCCACATCGCGGCCCTCCTCTCGCGCGGCGTGCGCGCGGTGTTCGACGGCAGCGCCCCTCCCCCCGAGCCCGTGCTGGGCTGGATGCGCTTCGCGACACTCGGCGGACGCATCCCGGGACTCGCCGTCGCCGAGGAGGCGCTCCACCGCTTCCCCTAGAGCGCTGAGGAGACGAGGTCTCCGTCGCTCGGCTGTGCGTCACGTCACATCCTCCCCCCAAGGATCGCGCGTCCGACCTGGAGACTGCATCCCCGCCTTTTCACGCCTCGCACACCTTGCTATGCACGACAGGCCGTCCGGCGGCAGAACGGAGGACCGACGATGGGAATTCTCATACGACTCGGCTGCGCCGCCCTCCTCGGGTGGTCGCTCGGGGCTTGCTCCGAGAAGAACAACGCCGCCGACGGCGCGGTGAGCCAGAGCGGAGTCGATGGCGCGGCCTCGGACGGAGCCGGAAACGACGGGCCGAGAAGCGATGGCCCCCGGACCGACGGCGGGGCTTCCACCTCCGACAAAGGGACCTCGAGCACAGTCTCGCGCCAGGGGGAGCAGAAGAACGGCGGCTGCCCCACCTCGCCGTCGGAGCTGAAGGGGAGCAAGTCCCCCGGCAGCACCTGCACGACCTTCGCCGACTGCCAGCCCTTCTGCTGCGGCTGTTCCGCCGCCTCGCGCAGCTTTCTCGCGGCGGCGTGCATCGACGGCAAGTGCGCCGACAAGAGCGCCGCCTGCTCGGCCACGCGGAGCGAGACCTTCTGTCCCGGCGAGACGAAGGCCGATGCCGGAG
Encoded here:
- a CDS encoding creatininase family protein; the encoded protein is MLDPFDLPQREARALCARGVPVYLTVNPVEYHGPHLSLHNDRLVSRGIVRELHAALTPSGEDWPLLLGADLEAGFEALPGQGSRQTSYARLRELVQSACEGLARLGAQRVVLMTFHGAPLQSVALQHGVRWLGRQGIAAVAPLNFLFQELLALESPEQHALAVAHLSDPALRQLVLAELRTDLHAGFFETSLALHYAPESVSPVHRTLPPCPAVTPDPLLTRASRLASRLGRARLARELELAAFGRGWTSVRPFYGYTGRPDCASPEAGAYFAAHIAALLSRGVRAVFDGSAPPPEPVLGWMRFATLGGRIPGLAVAEEALHRFP